One Candidatus Krumholzibacteriota bacterium DNA window includes the following coding sequences:
- the alaS gene encoding alanine--tRNA ligase yields the protein MNADITTAHRIRRAFIEFFRERGHTEAPSAPLVPRGDPTLLFTSAGMVQFKEYYLQPENLPYSRATSVQKCLRAGDLENIGRTVRHHTFFEMLGNFSFGDYFKREAIRWAWEFVTDLLDLPVDRLSVSVFEDDDEAETIWLEETGIPRERIVRLGRDDNFWGPVGPTGVCGPCSEIYFDTGPARGCGRVECAPGCDCDRYLEFWNLVFPQFFLEENGTYRPLEKPGIDTGLGLERLAMIMQGVEDNFHTDLFEPIIDALAARLPERTAIGKEERMALNMVADHARALTFTIAEGVYPSNEGRGYLLRRLLRRAITRFYSFGVAEPFLYEIVATVTAVMAEDYPELVERENDVAMIVRAEEESFFRTLEEGRGRFAAIVEEIGSGGSGKIDGERAFLLYDTYGLPIELTRAMAAERGLGVDEEGFERAMEEQRRRAQEGSAFSGGGAQQVTMTEVSEGESSIFVGYERMEGEAAVRRFRLVEKSSRPDVDWENESGPAAEVVIDRTPFYATSGGQAADRGSIDVDGRPFVVRDVFKRGGEIVHLVEPPAGADAGAELAAAAAVAVKIDDERRMDTARNHTATHLLHAALREIVGRHVKQAGSLVDDERLRFDFNHFQAVGHGERRRIEERVNELVREAIDVRTELMDYRRAIETGATALFDEKYGDSVRVVRIGDVSVELCGGTHVSNTGKIGAFLVVAESSVAAGVRRIEALTGRAAIAHAREAIERGEEIGLLLKVGPGEAARRIESLIAEIDEMRRRVRRLESGEVGGELDRLIGGGRLVAGVLAVAGRIPVDGIPALRNQADVFRGRVDSGVAVLSAPVKEKMQFVVAVTDDLPGRGLAADRLVRELGPVAGGGGGGRGHLAQLGTKDMDSEAKIYDALPAVIERLLT from the coding sequence ATGAACGCTGACATCACGACGGCACACCGTATCAGGCGGGCTTTCATCGAATTCTTCCGGGAACGGGGACACACCGAGGCGCCGAGCGCGCCCCTCGTTCCCCGCGGCGATCCGACCCTCCTCTTCACGTCGGCGGGGATGGTCCAGTTCAAGGAATACTACCTCCAGCCGGAGAACCTTCCGTACTCGCGGGCGACGAGCGTCCAGAAGTGCCTCCGCGCGGGCGACCTCGAGAACATCGGGCGCACCGTCCGCCATCATACCTTCTTCGAGATGCTCGGCAATTTCTCCTTCGGCGACTACTTCAAGCGGGAGGCGATCCGCTGGGCGTGGGAATTCGTCACGGATCTCCTCGACCTGCCCGTCGACAGGCTCTCGGTCTCCGTCTTCGAGGACGACGACGAGGCCGAGACGATCTGGCTCGAGGAAACAGGGATCCCGCGCGAACGGATCGTCAGGCTCGGCCGCGACGACAACTTCTGGGGCCCCGTCGGTCCGACGGGCGTCTGCGGACCCTGCTCGGAGATCTATTTCGACACGGGCCCCGCGCGGGGATGCGGCCGGGTTGAATGCGCGCCGGGTTGCGACTGCGACCGCTACCTCGAGTTCTGGAACCTCGTCTTCCCCCAGTTCTTCCTCGAGGAGAACGGCACGTATCGTCCCCTCGAGAAGCCGGGGATCGACACGGGGCTCGGGCTCGAACGCCTCGCGATGATCATGCAGGGGGTCGAGGACAATTTCCACACCGACCTCTTCGAACCGATCATCGACGCGCTCGCCGCCCGCCTGCCGGAAAGGACGGCGATCGGCAAGGAGGAGCGGATGGCCCTCAACATGGTGGCCGATCACGCGCGCGCCCTCACCTTCACGATCGCCGAGGGCGTCTATCCGTCGAACGAGGGGCGCGGCTATCTCCTGCGCCGGCTTCTTCGCCGGGCCATCACGCGGTTCTACTCGTTCGGCGTCGCCGAGCCCTTCCTTTACGAGATCGTCGCCACCGTCACCGCCGTCATGGCGGAGGATTATCCCGAACTCGTCGAGCGCGAGAACGACGTGGCGATGATCGTCCGGGCGGAGGAGGAGAGCTTCTTCCGCACCCTCGAGGAGGGACGCGGGCGATTCGCGGCGATCGTCGAGGAGATCGGGTCGGGAGGTTCCGGGAAGATCGACGGCGAGCGTGCCTTTCTCCTCTACGACACGTACGGGCTCCCCATCGAACTGACGCGGGCGATGGCCGCGGAACGCGGGCTCGGGGTCGACGAGGAGGGCTTCGAGCGGGCGATGGAGGAACAGCGGCGGCGGGCGCAGGAAGGAAGCGCCTTTTCCGGCGGCGGCGCGCAACAGGTGACGATGACGGAGGTCTCGGAGGGCGAGTCCTCGATCTTCGTCGGCTACGAGCGGATGGAGGGGGAGGCGGCGGTGCGCCGGTTCCGCCTCGTCGAGAAGTCGTCGCGTCCCGACGTCGACTGGGAAAACGAATCGGGGCCCGCGGCGGAGGTCGTCATCGACCGCACGCCCTTCTACGCAACGTCGGGCGGGCAGGCGGCCGACCGCGGGTCGATCGACGTCGACGGCCGCCCGTTTGTCGTCCGGGACGTCTTCAAGCGCGGCGGCGAGATCGTCCATCTCGTCGAGCCACCGGCCGGGGCCGACGCCGGCGCCGAACTCGCGGCGGCCGCCGCGGTGGCCGTCAAAATCGACGACGAACGGCGGATGGACACCGCGCGCAATCACACGGCGACCCACCTCCTCCACGCGGCGCTCCGGGAGATCGTCGGCCGGCACGTCAAGCAGGCGGGTTCCCTCGTCGACGACGAGCGCCTGCGCTTCGATTTCAACCATTTCCAGGCCGTCGGGCACGGTGAGCGCCGGCGGATCGAGGAACGGGTCAACGAATTGGTGCGCGAGGCGATCGACGTGCGCACCGAGCTGATGGATTACCGCCGCGCGATCGAGACCGGCGCGACGGCCCTCTTCGACGAGAAGTACGGAGACAGCGTCCGCGTCGTCAGGATCGGCGACGTCTCGGTCGAGCTCTGCGGCGGCACCCACGTGAGCAACACGGGAAAGATCGGCGCCTTCCTCGTCGTCGCGGAGAGCAGCGTGGCGGCCGGCGTGCGGCGGATCGAGGCCCTCACTGGCCGCGCGGCGATCGCGCACGCCCGCGAGGCGATCGAGCGCGGCGAGGAGATCGGCCTCCTGCTCAAGGTCGGCCCGGGCGAGGCGGCCCGGCGGATCGAGAGCCTGATTGCCGAGATCGACGAGATGCGGCGACGCGTCCGCAGGCTCGAGAGCGGCGAGGTCGGCGGGGAGCTGGACCGGCTGATCGGCGGCGGACGGCTCGTCGCCGGCGTGCTCGCCGTCGCCGGGCGGATACCGGTCGACGGGATCCCCGCCCTGCGCAACCAGGCCGACGTCTTCCGCGGCAGGGTCGATTCCGGGGTGGCCGTCCTCTCGGCCCCGGTCAAGGAGAAGATGCAGTTCGTCGTCGCGGTCACCGACGACCTTCCCGGGCGCGGACTCGCCGCGGACAGGCTCGTTCGCGAACTCGGCCCCGTCGCCGGCGGCGGGGGCGGAGGCAGGGGACACCTCGCCCAACTGGGCACGAAGGACATGGACAGCGAGGCGAAGATCTACGACGCCCTGCCGGCCGTCATCGAGCGGCTGTTGACCTGA
- a CDS encoding regulatory protein RecX: MTVDEVAAVRRRGGRVREVVTTGGRSYLVAELPGMGPLLVVGAPIGEAEERLLTGEAASAAARDIAQRLLAVRDRSEGEIRAGLASRGVSSPAAIEETLCWLRERGLVDDRRLALETARYLSGRKLDGPGKIRARLRRARVDDAAIDAAIEALPRGWQLEAAETLARSRIAGPADRRTVRRVSGLLSRRGYGGGIVGEICSRIMRGELKETNDER, encoded by the coding sequence GTGACGGTCGACGAGGTCGCGGCGGTCCGGCGGCGGGGCGGGCGGGTCCGCGAGGTCGTCACCACCGGCGGGCGGTCCTACCTCGTGGCCGAACTTCCCGGCATGGGACCCCTGCTCGTCGTCGGCGCGCCGATCGGCGAGGCGGAAGAGCGACTGTTGACGGGAGAGGCGGCCTCGGCCGCCGCCCGGGACATCGCCCAGCGGCTTCTCGCGGTGCGGGACCGCTCCGAGGGGGAGATCCGCGCGGGGCTCGCCTCCCGCGGCGTCTCCTCGCCGGCGGCGATCGAGGAGACGCTCTGCTGGCTGCGCGAACGCGGGCTCGTCGACGACCGGCGGCTCGCCCTCGAGACGGCGCGGTATCTTTCCGGGCGGAAGCTCGACGGCCCGGGGAAGATCAGGGCGCGCCTCCGCCGGGCGAGGGTCGACGACGCGGCGATCGATGCCGCGATCGAAGCCCTGCCCCGCGGGTGGCAGCTCGAGGCCGCGGAGACACTCGCCCGCTCGCGGATCGCCGGGCCGGCGGATCGCCGGACCGTGCGGCGCGTGAGCGGCCTCCTCTCGCGGCGCGGCTACGGCGGGGGCATCGTCGGTGAAATCTGTTCGAGGATCATGCGCGGGGAACTGAAAGAGACGAACGATGAACGCTGA
- the recA gene encoding recombinase RecA has protein sequence MKKGKEKGTDRAVEKGKAIDLAVDQIEKQFGKGSIMRLGSEGATLPIESIPTGSLALDIALGIGGVPRGRIVEIYGPEGSGKTTLTCSIIANAQLTGGVCAFIDAEHALDIGYARKIGVDVDNVLISQPDTGEQALEIAEVLIRSGAIDVIVVDSVAALVPQAEIEGQMGDSHVGLQARLMSQALRKIAGAVSKSNTCMIFTNQIRMKIGVLYGNPETTTGGNALKFYATVRMDIRRIGQVKDREQVVGNLTRVKVVKNKAAPPFRQAEFEIIYGEGISLEGDLIELGVSTDIVSRTGSWFSYGDVRLGQGKDNARMFLRENPDLRSELETRVREHYGLAAAAAIPAGGKA, from the coding sequence ATGAAAAAGGGCAAGGAGAAGGGCACGGATCGGGCGGTCGAGAAGGGCAAGGCGATCGATCTCGCCGTCGACCAGATCGAGAAGCAGTTCGGCAAGGGGTCGATCATGCGGCTCGGCTCGGAGGGCGCCACCCTCCCGATCGAGAGCATTCCGACCGGGAGTCTCGCCCTCGACATCGCCCTCGGCATCGGCGGCGTGCCCCGCGGGCGCATCGTCGAGATCTACGGCCCGGAGGGATCGGGCAAGACCACCCTGACCTGCTCGATCATCGCGAACGCGCAGCTCACCGGCGGCGTCTGCGCCTTCATCGACGCCGAGCACGCCCTCGACATCGGGTACGCGCGGAAGATCGGCGTCGACGTGGACAACGTCCTCATCTCGCAGCCCGACACGGGCGAACAGGCCCTCGAGATCGCCGAGGTCCTCATACGGAGCGGCGCGATCGACGTCATCGTTGTCGACTCGGTCGCCGCCCTCGTCCCGCAGGCCGAGATCGAGGGGCAGATGGGGGATTCGCACGTCGGGCTCCAGGCCCGGCTGATGAGCCAGGCGCTCCGCAAGATCGCCGGGGCCGTCTCGAAATCGAATACGTGCATGATCTTCACGAACCAGATCCGGATGAAGATCGGCGTCCTCTACGGCAACCCCGAGACGACGACGGGGGGGAACGCGCTGAAGTTCTACGCGACGGTCCGCATGGACATCCGCCGCATCGGCCAGGTCAAGGACCGCGAGCAGGTGGTGGGAAACCTCACGCGCGTGAAGGTCGTCAAGAACAAGGCCGCCCCTCCCTTCCGCCAGGCGGAGTTCGAGATCATCTACGGCGAGGGGATCAGCCTCGAGGGCGATCTCATCGAGCTCGGCGTTTCCACGGACATCGTCTCCAGGACGGGATCCTGGTTCTCGTACGGTGACGTCCGGCTCGGCCAGGGCAAGGACAACGCCCGCATGTTCCTGCGCGAGAATCCCGATCTCCGAAGCGAGCTCGAAACGCGCGTCCGCGAGCATTACGGCCTCGCGGCCGCCGCGGCAATTCCCGCCGGCGGGAAGGCGTGA
- the thpR gene encoding RNA 2',3'-cyclic phosphodiesterase, which produces MRLFFAVPVPADVRRLVAAAVRACPAEDRPWRWIAADNFHLTLKFLGETDDGRVDLLVDAAARAVAGAGPFSVRYGAFHAFPSLARPRVLVYEVAEGAETLGLLANRIDEAVEPLGFERERRPFRAHLTVARVRRQPSPETIAALGRMPGLPPAAAHAVDRALLMQSRLGRGGAVYEEIASLPLGETG; this is translated from the coding sequence ATGCGGCTCTTCTTCGCCGTGCCGGTGCCGGCCGATGTCCGACGGCTCGTGGCGGCCGCCGTCCGGGCCTGCCCGGCGGAGGATCGGCCGTGGCGATGGATCGCGGCCGACAACTTCCATCTCACGCTGAAGTTCCTCGGCGAGACCGACGACGGGCGGGTCGATCTCCTCGTCGATGCGGCGGCGCGCGCGGTCGCGGGCGCCGGTCCCTTCTCCGTGCGCTACGGAGCCTTCCACGCCTTTCCGTCCCTCGCCAGGCCCCGGGTTCTCGTCTACGAGGTGGCGGAGGGGGCGGAAACGCTCGGCCTACTGGCCAACAGGATCGACGAGGCCGTCGAGCCGCTCGGCTTCGAGCGCGAACGCCGGCCGTTCCGCGCGCACCTCACCGTCGCGCGCGTCCGCCGGCAGCCGTCGCCGGAGACGATCGCCGCCCTCGGCCGGATGCCAGGCCTTCCCCCGGCGGCGGCGCACGCCGTCGACCGGGCGCTGCTGATGCAAAGCAGGCTCGGGCGGGGCGGGGCCGTCTACGAGGAGATCGCCTCCCTGCCGCTCGGGGAAACGGGGTGA